One window of Cryptosporangium phraense genomic DNA carries:
- a CDS encoding SDR family NAD(P)-dependent oxidoreductase, with protein sequence MDLGLDGARAVVTGGSRGLGLAIADSLAAEGAWVGLIARGPDGLADAAEKVGRHGRPVVTVVADVSDAGALTAAVDEVAEALGGLDRVVANAGGTVGPGNLRTSSIEDFVDTYALNAGHAAAATKAALPHLERAGGGSVLFVASVNGTKPAPRTAYSAAKAGEIHLAATLALELAPLNIRVNAISPGSIMFEGGTWERFKARDPEVFESFRANEFPFGRLGRPEEIGDVAAFLLSARASWITGANVVVDGAQGRPSARSF encoded by the coding sequence ATGGACTTGGGGCTCGACGGCGCACGCGCGGTCGTCACCGGTGGGAGCCGCGGACTGGGGTTGGCGATCGCCGACTCCCTCGCCGCCGAAGGCGCCTGGGTGGGGCTGATCGCCCGGGGCCCGGACGGTCTGGCCGACGCGGCCGAGAAGGTCGGGCGCCACGGCCGTCCGGTCGTCACGGTGGTCGCCGACGTGAGCGACGCGGGCGCGCTCACGGCCGCTGTCGACGAGGTCGCGGAGGCGCTCGGCGGGCTCGATCGGGTCGTGGCGAATGCCGGCGGTACGGTCGGGCCGGGCAACCTGCGGACGAGCTCCATCGAGGACTTCGTCGACACGTACGCGCTCAACGCCGGCCACGCGGCCGCGGCCACGAAGGCCGCGCTCCCCCATCTCGAGCGGGCCGGTGGGGGGTCGGTGTTGTTCGTGGCCTCGGTGAACGGGACGAAGCCCGCGCCTCGGACGGCGTACTCGGCGGCCAAGGCCGGGGAGATCCATCTCGCGGCGACGCTGGCGCTGGAGTTGGCTCCGTTGAACATCCGGGTGAACGCGATCAGCCCCGGGTCGATCATGTTCGAAGGGGGTACGTGGGAGCGGTTCAAGGCGCGGGATCCCGAGGTGTTCGAGAGCTTCCGGGCCAACGAGTTCCCGTTCGGACGGCTCGGGCGGCCTGAGGAGATCGGTGACGTGGCCGCGTTCCTGCTGTCGGCTCGGGCGTCGTGGATCACGGGTGCCAACGTCGTGGTCGACGGCGCCCAGGGGCGCCCCAGCGCCCGGTCGTTCTAA